A window from Malania oleifera isolate guangnan ecotype guangnan chromosome 7, ASM2987363v1, whole genome shotgun sequence encodes these proteins:
- the LOC131160177 gene encoding zinc finger BED domain-containing protein RICESLEEPER 2-like has product MYEGDKGLLVGKKVQDTTMELFAEYKKLSQSKNEESNRSETSSSTCSTASTGQGEAVERKFKVLYQKYKTQIGGGDNKSELDRYLGEDCEEDVEGFDILEWWRLNSQRFPVLSHMVRDVLAVPISTVASESAFSTGGRVLDAFRSSLTPKIVQALICTQDWIRGSHTPIKVEEDIDDLENLEKELSKVALESTIGE; this is encoded by the exons ATGTATGAAGGCGACAAAGGTTTATTAGTGGGGAAAAAGGTACAGGATACAACAATGGAATTGTTTGCTGAGTATAAAAAGTTGtcacaatctaaaaatgaagaatcaaacaGAAGTGAAACTTCAAGCTCGACTTGCTCCACAGCCTCCACTGGTCAAGGTGAAGCAGTagaacgaaagttcaaagttttgtATCAAAAGTACAAGACTCAAATTGGAGGTGGAGATAATAAATCAGAGTTGGATAGGTATTTGGGGGAGGATTGTGAAGAGGACGTGGAgggttttgatattttggagtggtggAGGTTAAATAGTCAAAGGTTTCCCGTCCTTTCACATATGGTTCGTGATGTTTTAGCAGTTCCCATCTCTACAGTTGCTTCAGAGTCTGCTTTTAGCACAGGGGGGCGTGTTCTCGATGCCTTTAGGAGTTCTTTGACTCCTAAAATTGTTCAAGCTCTTATCTGTACACAAGATTGGATTCGGGGTTCACATACTCCAATTAAGGTTGAAGAAGACATAGATgaccttgaaaatctagaaaaag agttgtcaaaggttgcattggagtccacaattggtgaataa